A window from Dermacentor albipictus isolate Rhodes 1998 colony chromosome 10, USDA_Dalb.pri_finalv2, whole genome shotgun sequence encodes these proteins:
- the LOC135908038 gene encoding putative nuclease HARBI1 → MAAPLIAMAVALRRRRREHGEPDDAFDMPDDHFRRHFRLSKGTVRLLCGELAGELEAERATGLSVERKVLCALRFFATGSFQASVGSEETIRVSQSTVSECVRRVAEAVVKAGARNKWVHFPKAAEEKAAVKEGFLRRGAIPGVIGCVDGSLVAIVAPKGERKAAFMCRKGYYALNCMFICDADMKILAVDPLRPGSDHDAFVWRTTWLRRRFQAGRIVNPGEYLLGDSGYPLEPWLLTPVPGHPPAQTAEGQYNTAHGAMRSVVERCIGHLKSRFRCLQRYRTLLYEPERAANVVAACAVLHNLRLSESNIDSGDDDSDDDSSSSSSTELCGNDDPIPQGLPETQGRE, encoded by the exons ATGGCCGCCCCTCTGATTGCTATGGCCGTGGCTCTTCGCCGTCGCCGACGTGAACACGGAGAGCCAGACGACGCGTTTGACATGCCGGATGACCATTTTCGACGGCATTTTCGACTCTCGAAGGGAACGGTGCGGTTGTTGTGCGGGGAACTGGCGGGGGAACTAGAAGCGGAGCGAGCGACGGGACTGTCGGTGGAGCGGAAGGTGTTGTGTGCGCTGCGCTTTTTTGCCACTGGGAGCTTCCAAGCGTCCGTTgggagcgaggagacgattcgTGTGTCGCAGTCGACAGTGAGCGAGTGCGTGCGACGGGTGGCAGAGGCTGTTGTGAAGGCCGGGGCGCGCAACAAGTGGGTGCATTTTCCTAAGGCGGCCGAGGAAAAGGCAGCCGTAAAGGAAGGCTTTCTTCGGCGCGGTGCTATCCCCGGTGTCATAGGATGCGTCGACGGCAGCCTCGTAGCTATTGTCGCACCGAAGGGTGAGCGCAAGGCTGCGTTCATGTGCCGCAAGGGATACTACGCCCTCAACTGCATGTTC atctgcgatgcggacatgAAAATCTTGGCCGTGGACCCTCTGCGACCGGGGTCGGACCACGACGCTTTTGTCTGGCGCACGACATGGTTGCGCCGGCGGTTTCAAGCGGGCCGCATCGTGAATCCCGGAGAATACCTCCTCG GTGACAGTGGCTACCCCTTGGAGCCGTGGCTCCTGACCCCAGTTCCTGGCCATCCTCCAGCGCAGACAGCCGAGGGGCAGTACAACACAGCACATGGCGCCATGCGTTCCGTAGTGGAGAGGTGCATTGGGCACTTAAAGAGCCGTTTCCGCTGTCTTCAGCGATATCGCACCCTCCTCTACGAGCCGGAACGTGCAGCCAACGTTGTCGCGGCATGTGCTGTGTTGCACAACCTTCGCCTGTCTGAGAGCAACATAGACTCGGGCGATGATGACAgcgatgacgacagcagcagcagcagtagtactGAGCTCTGCGGTAATGACGACCCCATTCCGCAAGGTCTGCCCGAAACACAGGGTCGAGAATGA